In one window of Candidatus Micrarchaeia archaeon DNA:
- a CDS encoding translation elongation factor-like protein encodes MPKELVGSVAHYFGKAGVAALRMSGTLRVGDRISVEHSDSSVVLEEIVQSMEVNHAKVESAGAGDDVAIKLGGKVHEGNLVYRIVP; translated from the coding sequence ATGCCAAAGGAACTTGTGGGCAGCGTGGCGCACTATTTCGGCAAGGCCGGAGTCGCGGCGCTCAGGATGAGCGGCACATTGAGGGTGGGAGACAGGATTTCCGTGGAGCACAGCGACAGCAGTGTAGTCCTTGAGGAAATCGTGCAGTCCATGGAGGTCAACCACGCGAAGGTGGAATCCGCCGGAGCCGGAGACGATGTCGCGATAAAGCTGGGCGGAAAAGTGCACGAGGGCAACCTCGTTTACCGGATAGTGCCCTAA
- a CDS encoding DUF2178 domain-containing protein, translating to MVGNLKKIIIVLAAAVVATAIANVALVLALPNLDKSVATVAGAVVAAMAAVFTLRYLQRKEDGVLQDERTKKVHNAAMAYSWWLTYVLIAILLWVNYLKLAKVELESALSLMFFFMVATYTLAKWWLSSRGDA from the coding sequence ATGGTTGGGAATCTGAAAAAAATAATAATAGTGCTTGCTGCGGCGGTGGTCGCTACTGCGATAGCGAACGTTGCGCTCGTGCTTGCGCTTCCGAATCTGGACAAAAGCGTGGCAACCGTGGCGGGCGCGGTGGTCGCTGCCATGGCTGCGGTCTTCACGCTCCGGTACTTGCAGAGGAAAGAGGATGGAGTGCTTCAGGACGAGCGCACCAAGAAGGTACACAACGCGGCGATGGCGTACTCTTGGTGGCTGACTTACGTGCTGATAGCGATATTGCTCTGGGTGAATTACCTCAAGCTGGCCAAGGTGGAGCTCGAGAGCGCGCTGTCGCTCATGTTCTTCTTCATGGTAGCGACGTACACGCTCGCCAAGTGGTGGCTGTCCAGCAGGGGCGATGCCTGA
- a CDS encoding helix-turn-helix transcriptional regulator — MRTRMKEMRARKDLTQEELAKKTGVRRETIVFLEQGKYNPSLELAYRVAKVLGAKIEEVFIFD, encoded by the coding sequence ATGAGGACGCGGATGAAGGAAATGAGGGCGAGGAAGGACTTGACCCAGGAGGAGCTCGCGAAAAAGACAGGGGTGAGGCGCGAGACCATAGTTTTCCTCGAGCAGGGGAAGTACAATCCGTCCCTCGAGCTTGCCTACCGGGTGGCGAAGGTCCTGGGCGCTAAAATAGAGGAGGTTTTCATATTCGATTGA